A single region of the Chelonia mydas isolate rCheMyd1 chromosome 4, rCheMyd1.pri.v2, whole genome shotgun sequence genome encodes:
- the LOC102931141 gene encoding CDKN2A-interacting protein isoform X6, producing the protein MAEAAASEPLGRSRQEAAWVETLRGDCEPEHHWRHRREFLLRNAGGPPAGDSGALQRLVSLSMVWANHVFLGCRYPLSVMEKVLEMAEGIKVTDAPAHTTRDELVAKVKKRGISSSNEGVEEPCKKRAVDKSRDSKDVGNDAKLAKTEVSKETESMLPKKEEKDAGKDSERSLTSSTSNQEKSTVPGTGTETKAANYETTAKHNSAAASASSGTESKMNYHSNMETKHEKKSTLPGVPLPAVAATKSSSQASAPLPAVAATKSSSQASASAPAVAATKSSSQASASAPAVAATKSSSPASALAPAVAATKSSSPASAPPAAVAATKSSSQASASVAATKSSSPASAPPAAVAATKSSSPASAPPAAVAATKSSSQASAAAVAATKSSSQASAAAVAATKSSSQASALPAAAAAAKSSSQASAPPAAAKSSSQASAPPAAAKSSSQASAPPAAAKSSSQASAPPAAAKSSSQASAPPAAPAAKSSSQASAAAAAAAKSSSQASAAAAAAAKSSSQASAPAAAAAAKSSSQASAPAAKSSSQASAPAPAPAAKSSSQASAPAPAPAAKSSSQASAPAPAPAAKSSSQASAPAPAAKSSSLASVLLVASKSSSQASAPPVASKSSSQASENPAKVSWKPLTSEDAKERQPFFNRLYKAVAWKLVAVGGFSPNVNHAELLNSSIQSVKATLDVTFVPLKELADLPQNKSSHENIVCELRCKSVYLGTGCGKSKENAKAIASREALKLFLKKKVIVKICKRKYKGREIEDLVLLDEESKPSNLPPALRNPQEIL; encoded by the exons ATGGCGGAGGCCGCGGCCTCGGAGCCGCTGGGCCGGAGCCGGCAGGAGGCGGCCTGGGTTGAGACGCTGCGCGGGGACTGCGAGCCCGAGCACCACTGGCGGCACCGCCGCGAGTTCCTGCTGCGCAACGCCGGGGGCCCGCCGGCCGGGGACAGCGGGGCCCTGCAGCGCCTCGTCTCTCTCTCCATGGTGTGGGCCAACCACGTCTTCCTCGGCTGCCG GTACCCGCTGTCGGTGATGGAAAAGGTGCTGGAAATGGCTGAAGGCATCAAAGTGACCGATGCGCCCGCCCACACGACGAGAGATGAACTGGTTGCCAAGGTGAAGAAAAGAGGCATATCAAGTAGCAATG AAGGGGTAGAGGAACCTTGCAAGAAACGAGCTGTTGACAAAAGCAGAGATTCTAAGGATGTTGGAAATGATGCTAAGTTGGCAAAGACAGAAGTTTCCAAGGAGACGGAGAGCATGTTGccgaagaaagaggaaaaagatgcGGGAAAAGATTCAGAGCGTTCACTGACATCCTCTACCTCAAACCAAGAAAAGAGCACAGTGCCAGGAACAGGAACAGAAACAAAAGCAGCTAATTATGAAACCACTGCCAAGCATAATTCAGCTGCAGCATCTGCTTCATCTGGAACGGAATCAAAAATGAATTATCATTCAAATATGGAAACCAAACATGAAAAGAAGAGTACATTGCCTGGTGTTCCGCTGCCGGCGGTGGCGGCTACCAAAAGCAGCTCCCAGGCCAGCGCTCCGCTGCCGGCGGTGGCGGCTACCAAAAGCAGCTCCCAGGCCAGCGCTTCAGCGCCGGCAGTGGCGGCTACCAAAAGCAGCTCCCAGGCCAGCGCTTCAGCGCCGGCAGTGGCGGCTACCAAAAGCAGCTCCCCGGCCAGCGCTCTGGCGCCAGCGGTGGCGGCTACCAAAAGCAGCTCCCCGGCCAGCGCTCCGCCAGCGGCGGTGGCGGCTACCAAAAGCAGCTCCCAGGCCAGTGCTTCGGTGGCGGCTACCAAAAGCAGCTCCCCGGCCAGCGCTCCGCCAGCGGCTGTGGCGGCTACCAAAAGCAGCTCCCCGGCCAGCGCTCCGCCAGCGGCTGTGGCGGCTACCAAAAGCAGCTCCCAGGCCAGCGCTGCAGCGGTGGCGGCTACCAAAAGCAGCTCCCAGGCCAGCGCTGCGGCGGTGGCGGCTACCAAAAGCAGCTCCCAGGCCAGCGCTCTGCCAGCGGCGGCGGCAGCTGCCAAAAGCAGCTCCCAG GCCAGCGCTCCGCCGGCGGCTGCCAAAAGCAGCTCCCAGGCCAGCGCTCCGCCGGCGGCTGCCAAAAGCAGCTCCCAGGCCAGCGCTCCGCCGGCGGCTGCCAAAAGCAGCTCCCAGGCCAGCGCTCCGCCGGCGGCTGCCAAAAGCAGCTCCCAGGCCAGCGCTCCGCCGGCGGCGCCGGCTGCCAAAAGCAGCTCCCAGGCCAGCGCTGCAGCAGCGGCGGCTGCCAAAAGCAGCTCCCAGGCCAGCGCTGCAGCAGCGGCGGCTGCCAAAAGCAGCTCCCAGGCCAGCGCGCCGGCGGCAGCGGCGGCTGCCAAAAGCAGCTCCCAGGCCAGCGCGCCGGCTGCCAAAAGCAGCTCCCAGGCCAGCGCTCCCGCGCCGGCGCCGGCTGCCAAAAGCAGCTCCCAGGCCAGCGCTCCCGCGCCGGCGCCGGCTGCCAAAAGCAGCTCCCAGGCCAGCGCTCCCGCGCCGGCGCCGGCTGCCAAAAGCAGCTCCCAGGCCAGCGCGCCGGCGCCGGCTGCCAAAAGCAGCTCCCTGGCCAGCGTTCTACTGGTGGCTTCCAAAAGCagctcccaggccagtgctccacCGGTGGCTTCCAAAAGCAGCTCCCAGGCTAGTGAAAATCCTGCTAAAGTGTCATGGAAGCCATTAACAAGTGAAGATGCAAAAGAAAGACAGCCTTTTTTCAATAGACTGTACAAAGCTGTGGCCTGGAAATTGGTTGCTGTTGGAGGTTTTAGTCCCAACGTGAATCATGCAGAACTTCTAAACTCATCCATTCAGTCTGTGAAAGCCACTTTAGATGTAACTTTTGTTCCACTGAAAGAACTTGCAGACTTGCCTCAAAATAAAAGCTCTCATGAAAATATAGTTTGTGAACTGAGGTGCAAGTCTGTTTATTTGGGTACTGGCTGTGGAAAAAGTAAGGAAAATGCCAAAGCTATAGCTTCCAGGGAAGCTTTGAAATTATTTCTCAAGAAGAAAGTTATTGTAAAGATATGTAAAAGAAAGTACAAAGGACGTGAAATTGAAGATTTGGTACTTCTTGATGAAGAGTCAAAACCCTCAAATTTACCCCCAGCTTTAAGAAATCCTCAAGAGATCCTGTAG
- the LOC102931141 gene encoding CDKN2A-interacting protein isoform X9, translating into MAEAAASEPLGRSRQEAAWVETLRGDCEPEHHWRHRREFLLRNAGGPPAGDSGALQRLVSLSMVWANHVFLGCRYPLSVMEKVLEMAEGIKVTDAPAHTTRDELVAKKG; encoded by the exons ATGGCGGAGGCCGCGGCCTCGGAGCCGCTGGGCCGGAGCCGGCAGGAGGCGGCCTGGGTTGAGACGCTGCGCGGGGACTGCGAGCCCGAGCACCACTGGCGGCACCGCCGCGAGTTCCTGCTGCGCAACGCCGGGGGCCCGCCGGCCGGGGACAGCGGGGCCCTGCAGCGCCTCGTCTCTCTCTCCATGGTGTGGGCCAACCACGTCTTCCTCGGCTGCCG GTACCCGCTGTCGGTGATGGAAAAGGTGCTGGAAATGGCTGAAGGCATCAAAGTGACCGATGCGCCCGCCCACACGACGAGAGATGAACTGGTTGCCAAG AAGGGGTAG
- the LOC102931141 gene encoding CDKN2A-interacting protein isoform X4 has protein sequence MAEAAASEPLGRSRQEAAWVETLRGDCEPEHHWRHRREFLLRNAGGPPAGDSGALQRLVSLSMVWANHVFLGCRYPLSVMEKVLEMAEGIKVTDAPAHTTRDELVAKVKKRGISSSNEGVEEPCKKRAVDKSRDSKDVGNDAKLAKTEVSKETESMLPKKEEKDAGKDSERSLTSSTSNQEKSTVPGTGTETKAANYETTAKHNSAAASASSGTESKMNYHSNMETKHEKKSTLPGVPLPAVAATKSSSQASAPLPAVAATKSSSQASASAPAVAATKSSSQASASAPAVAATKSSSPASALAPAVAATKSSSPASAPPAAVAATKSSSQASASVAATKSSSPASAPPAAVAATKSSSPASAPPAAVAATKSSSQASAAAVAATKSSSQASALPAAAAAAKSSSQASAPPAAAAKSSSQASAPPAAAAKSSSQASAPPAAAAKSSSQASAPPAAAAKSSSQASAPPAAAKSSSQASAPPAAAKSSSQASAPPAAAKSSSQASAPPAAAKSSSQASAPPAAPAAKSSSQASAAAAAAAKSSSQASAAAAAAAKSSSQASAPAAAAAAKSSSQASAPAAKSSSQASAPAPAPAAKSSSQASAPAPAPAAKSSSQASAPAPAPAAKSSSQASAPAPAAKSSSLASVLLVASKSSSQASAPPVASKSSSQASENPAKVSWKPLTSEDAKERQPFFNRLYKAVAWKLVAVGGFSPNVNHAELLNSSIQSVKATLDVTFVPLKELADLPQNKSSHENIVCELRCKSVYLGTGCGKSKENAKAIASREALKLFLKKKVIVKICKRKYKGREIEDLVLLDEESKPSNLPPALRNPQEIL, from the exons ATGGCGGAGGCCGCGGCCTCGGAGCCGCTGGGCCGGAGCCGGCAGGAGGCGGCCTGGGTTGAGACGCTGCGCGGGGACTGCGAGCCCGAGCACCACTGGCGGCACCGCCGCGAGTTCCTGCTGCGCAACGCCGGGGGCCCGCCGGCCGGGGACAGCGGGGCCCTGCAGCGCCTCGTCTCTCTCTCCATGGTGTGGGCCAACCACGTCTTCCTCGGCTGCCG GTACCCGCTGTCGGTGATGGAAAAGGTGCTGGAAATGGCTGAAGGCATCAAAGTGACCGATGCGCCCGCCCACACGACGAGAGATGAACTGGTTGCCAAGGTGAAGAAAAGAGGCATATCAAGTAGCAATG AAGGGGTAGAGGAACCTTGCAAGAAACGAGCTGTTGACAAAAGCAGAGATTCTAAGGATGTTGGAAATGATGCTAAGTTGGCAAAGACAGAAGTTTCCAAGGAGACGGAGAGCATGTTGccgaagaaagaggaaaaagatgcGGGAAAAGATTCAGAGCGTTCACTGACATCCTCTACCTCAAACCAAGAAAAGAGCACAGTGCCAGGAACAGGAACAGAAACAAAAGCAGCTAATTATGAAACCACTGCCAAGCATAATTCAGCTGCAGCATCTGCTTCATCTGGAACGGAATCAAAAATGAATTATCATTCAAATATGGAAACCAAACATGAAAAGAAGAGTACATTGCCTGGTGTTCCGCTGCCGGCGGTGGCGGCTACCAAAAGCAGCTCCCAGGCCAGCGCTCCGCTGCCGGCGGTGGCGGCTACCAAAAGCAGCTCCCAGGCCAGCGCTTCAGCGCCGGCAGTGGCGGCTACCAAAAGCAGCTCCCAGGCCAGCGCTTCAGCGCCGGCAGTGGCGGCTACCAAAAGCAGCTCCCCGGCCAGCGCTCTGGCGCCAGCGGTGGCGGCTACCAAAAGCAGCTCCCCGGCCAGCGCTCCGCCAGCGGCGGTGGCGGCTACCAAAAGCAGCTCCCAGGCCAGTGCTTCGGTGGCGGCTACCAAAAGCAGCTCCCCGGCCAGCGCTCCGCCAGCGGCTGTGGCGGCTACCAAAAGCAGCTCCCCGGCCAGCGCTCCGCCAGCGGCTGTGGCGGCTACCAAAAGCAGCTCCCAGGCCAGCGCTGCAGCGGTGGCGGCTACCAAAAGCAGCTCCCAG GCCAGCGCTCTGCCAGCGGCGGCGGCAGCTGCCAAAAGCAGCTCCCAGGCCAGCGCTCCACCGGCGGCGGCTGCCAAAAGCAGCTCCCAGGCCAGCGCTCCACCGGCGGCGGCTGCCAAAAGCAGCTCCCAGGCCAGCGCTCCACCGGCGGCGGCTGCCAAAAGCAGCTCCCAGGCCAGCGCTCCGCCGGCGGCGGCTGCCAAAAGCAGCTCCCAGGCCAGCGCTCCGCCGGCGGCTGCCAAAAGCAGCTCCCAGGCCAGCGCTCCGCCGGCGGCTGCCAAAAGCAGCTCCCAGGCCAGCGCTCCGCCGGCGGCTGCCAAAAGCAGCTCCCAGGCCAGCGCTCCGCCGGCGGCTGCCAAAAGCAGCTCCCAGGCCAGCGCTCCGCCGGCGGCGCCGGCTGCCAAAAGCAGCTCCCAGGCCAGCGCTGCAGCAGCGGCGGCTGCCAAAAGCAGCTCCCAGGCCAGCGCTGCAGCAGCGGCGGCTGCCAAAAGCAGCTCCCAGGCCAGCGCGCCGGCGGCAGCGGCGGCTGCCAAAAGCAGCTCCCAGGCCAGCGCGCCGGCTGCCAAAAGCAGCTCCCAGGCCAGCGCTCCCGCGCCGGCGCCGGCTGCCAAAAGCAGCTCCCAGGCCAGCGCTCCCGCGCCGGCGCCGGCTGCCAAAAGCAGCTCCCAGGCCAGCGCTCCCGCGCCGGCGCCGGCTGCCAAAAGCAGCTCCCAGGCCAGCGCGCCGGCGCCGGCTGCCAAAAGCAGCTCCCTGGCCAGCGTTCTACTGGTGGCTTCCAAAAGCagctcccaggccagtgctccacCGGTGGCTTCCAAAAGCAGCTCCCAGGCTAGTGAAAATCCTGCTAAAGTGTCATGGAAGCCATTAACAAGTGAAGATGCAAAAGAAAGACAGCCTTTTTTCAATAGACTGTACAAAGCTGTGGCCTGGAAATTGGTTGCTGTTGGAGGTTTTAGTCCCAACGTGAATCATGCAGAACTTCTAAACTCATCCATTCAGTCTGTGAAAGCCACTTTAGATGTAACTTTTGTTCCACTGAAAGAACTTGCAGACTTGCCTCAAAATAAAAGCTCTCATGAAAATATAGTTTGTGAACTGAGGTGCAAGTCTGTTTATTTGGGTACTGGCTGTGGAAAAAGTAAGGAAAATGCCAAAGCTATAGCTTCCAGGGAAGCTTTGAAATTATTTCTCAAGAAGAAAGTTATTGTAAAGATATGTAAAAGAAAGTACAAAGGACGTGAAATTGAAGATTTGGTACTTCTTGATGAAGAGTCAAAACCCTCAAATTTACCCCCAGCTTTAAGAAATCCTCAAGAGATCCTGTAG
- the LOC102931141 gene encoding CDKN2A-interacting protein isoform X2 — protein sequence MAEAAASEPLGRSRQEAAWVETLRGDCEPEHHWRHRREFLLRNAGGPPAGDSGALQRLVSLSMVWANHVFLGCRYPLSVMEKVLEMAEGIKVTDAPAHTTRDELVAKVKKRGISSSNEGVEEPCKKRAVDKSRDSKDVGNDAKLAKTEVSKETESMLPKKEEKDAGKDSERSLTSSTSNQEKSTVPGTGTETKAANYETTAKHNSAAASASSGTESKMNYHSNMETKHEKKSTLPGVPLPAVAATKSSSQASAPLPAVAATKSSSQASASAPAVAATKSSSQASASAPAVAATKSSSPASALAPAVAATKSSSPASAPPAAVAATKSSSQASASVAATKSSSPASAPPAAVAATKSSSPASAPPAAVAATKSSSQASAAAVAATKSSSQASAAAVAATKSSSQASALPAAAAAAKSSSQASAPPAAAAKSSSQASAPPAAAAKSSSQASAPPAAAAKSSSQASAPPAAAAKSSSQASAPPAAAKSSSQASAPPAAAKSSSQASAPPAAAKSSSQASAPPAAAKSSSQASAPPAAPAAKSSSQASAAAAAAAKSSSQASAAAAAAAKSSSQASAPAAAAAAKSSSQASAPAPAPAAKSSSQASAPAPAPAAKSSSQASAPAPAPAAKSSSQASAPAPAAKSSSLASVLLVASKSSSQASAPPVASKSSSQASENPAKVSWKPLTSEDAKERQPFFNRLYKAVAWKLVAVGGFSPNVNHAELLNSSIQSVKATLDVTFVPLKELADLPQNKSSHENIVCELRCKSVYLGTGCGKSKENAKAIASREALKLFLKKKVIVKICKRKYKGREIEDLVLLDEESKPSNLPPALRNPQEIL from the exons ATGGCGGAGGCCGCGGCCTCGGAGCCGCTGGGCCGGAGCCGGCAGGAGGCGGCCTGGGTTGAGACGCTGCGCGGGGACTGCGAGCCCGAGCACCACTGGCGGCACCGCCGCGAGTTCCTGCTGCGCAACGCCGGGGGCCCGCCGGCCGGGGACAGCGGGGCCCTGCAGCGCCTCGTCTCTCTCTCCATGGTGTGGGCCAACCACGTCTTCCTCGGCTGCCG GTACCCGCTGTCGGTGATGGAAAAGGTGCTGGAAATGGCTGAAGGCATCAAAGTGACCGATGCGCCCGCCCACACGACGAGAGATGAACTGGTTGCCAAGGTGAAGAAAAGAGGCATATCAAGTAGCAATG AAGGGGTAGAGGAACCTTGCAAGAAACGAGCTGTTGACAAAAGCAGAGATTCTAAGGATGTTGGAAATGATGCTAAGTTGGCAAAGACAGAAGTTTCCAAGGAGACGGAGAGCATGTTGccgaagaaagaggaaaaagatgcGGGAAAAGATTCAGAGCGTTCACTGACATCCTCTACCTCAAACCAAGAAAAGAGCACAGTGCCAGGAACAGGAACAGAAACAAAAGCAGCTAATTATGAAACCACTGCCAAGCATAATTCAGCTGCAGCATCTGCTTCATCTGGAACGGAATCAAAAATGAATTATCATTCAAATATGGAAACCAAACATGAAAAGAAGAGTACATTGCCTGGTGTTCCGCTGCCGGCGGTGGCGGCTACCAAAAGCAGCTCCCAGGCCAGCGCTCCGCTGCCGGCGGTGGCGGCTACCAAAAGCAGCTCCCAGGCCAGCGCTTCAGCGCCGGCAGTGGCGGCTACCAAAAGCAGCTCCCAGGCCAGCGCTTCAGCGCCGGCAGTGGCGGCTACCAAAAGCAGCTCCCCGGCCAGCGCTCTGGCGCCAGCGGTGGCGGCTACCAAAAGCAGCTCCCCGGCCAGCGCTCCGCCAGCGGCGGTGGCGGCTACCAAAAGCAGCTCCCAGGCCAGTGCTTCGGTGGCGGCTACCAAAAGCAGCTCCCCGGCCAGCGCTCCGCCAGCGGCTGTGGCGGCTACCAAAAGCAGCTCCCCGGCCAGCGCTCCGCCAGCGGCTGTGGCGGCTACCAAAAGCAGCTCCCAGGCCAGCGCTGCAGCGGTGGCGGCTACCAAAAGCAGCTCCCAGGCCAGCGCTGCGGCGGTGGCGGCTACCAAAAGCAGCTCCCAGGCCAGCGCTCTGCCAGCGGCGGCGGCAGCTGCCAAAAGCAGCTCCCAGGCCAGCGCTCCACCGGCGGCGGCTGCCAAAAGCAGCTCCCAGGCCAGCGCTCCACCGGCGGCGGCTGCCAAAAGCAGCTCCCAGGCCAGCGCTCCACCGGCGGCGGCTGCCAAAAGCAGCTCCCAGGCCAGCGCTCCGCCGGCGGCGGCTGCCAAAAGCAGCTCCCAGGCCAGCGCTCCGCCGGCGGCTGCCAAAAGCAGCTCCCAGGCCAGCGCTCCGCCGGCGGCTGCCAAAAGCAGCTCCCAGGCCAGCGCTCCGCCGGCGGCTGCCAAAAGCAGCTCCCAGGCCAGCGCTCCGCCGGCGGCTGCCAAAAGCAGCTCCCAGGCCAGCGCTCCGCCGGCGGCGCCGGCTGCCAAAAGCAGCTCCCAGGCCAGCGCTGCAGCAGCGGCGGCTGCCAAAAGCAGCTCCCAGGCCAGCGCTGCAGCAGCGGCGGCTGCCAAAAGCAGCTCCCAGGCCAGCGCGCCGGCGGCAGCGGCGGCTGCCAAAAGCAGCTCCCAG GCCAGCGCTCCCGCGCCGGCGCCGGCTGCCAAAAGCAGCTCCCAGGCCAGCGCTCCCGCGCCGGCGCCGGCTGCCAAAAGCAGCTCCCAGGCCAGCGCTCCCGCGCCGGCGCCGGCTGCCAAAAGCAGCTCCCAGGCCAGCGCGCCGGCGCCGGCTGCCAAAAGCAGCTCCCTGGCCAGCGTTCTACTGGTGGCTTCCAAAAGCagctcccaggccagtgctccacCGGTGGCTTCCAAAAGCAGCTCCCAGGCTAGTGAAAATCCTGCTAAAGTGTCATGGAAGCCATTAACAAGTGAAGATGCAAAAGAAAGACAGCCTTTTTTCAATAGACTGTACAAAGCTGTGGCCTGGAAATTGGTTGCTGTTGGAGGTTTTAGTCCCAACGTGAATCATGCAGAACTTCTAAACTCATCCATTCAGTCTGTGAAAGCCACTTTAGATGTAACTTTTGTTCCACTGAAAGAACTTGCAGACTTGCCTCAAAATAAAAGCTCTCATGAAAATATAGTTTGTGAACTGAGGTGCAAGTCTGTTTATTTGGGTACTGGCTGTGGAAAAAGTAAGGAAAATGCCAAAGCTATAGCTTCCAGGGAAGCTTTGAAATTATTTCTCAAGAAGAAAGTTATTGTAAAGATATGTAAAAGAAAGTACAAAGGACGTGAAATTGAAGATTTGGTACTTCTTGATGAAGAGTCAAAACCCTCAAATTTACCCCCAGCTTTAAGAAATCCTCAAGAGATCCTGTAG
- the LOC102931141 gene encoding CDKN2A-interacting protein isoform X7, with the protein MLPKKEEKDAGKDSERSLTSSTSNQEKSTVPGTGTETKAANYETTAKHNSAAASASSGTESKMNYHSNMETKHEKKSTLPGVPLPAVAATKSSSQASAPLPAVAATKSSSQASASAPAVAATKSSSQASASAPAVAATKSSSPASALAPAVAATKSSSPASAPPAAVAATKSSSQASASVAATKSSSPASAPPAAVAATKSSSPASAPPAAVAATKSSSQASAAAVAATKSSSQASAAAVAATKSSSQASALPAAAAAAKSSSQASAPPAAAAKSSSQASAPPAAAAKSSSQASAPPAAAAKSSSQASAPPAAAAKSSSQASAPPAAAKSSSQASAPPAAAKSSSQASAPPAAAKSSSQASAPPAAAKSSSQASAPPAAPAAKSSSQASAAAAAAAKSSSQASAAAAAAAKSSSQASAPAAAAAAKSSSQASAPAAKSSSQASAPAPAPAAKSSSQASAPAPAPAAKSSSQASAPAPAPAAKSSSQASAPAPAAKSSSLASVLLVASKSSSQASAPPVASKSSSQASENPAKVSWKPLTSEDAKERQPFFNRLYKAVAWKLVAVGGFSPNVNHAELLNSSIQSVKATLDVTFVPLKELADLPQNKSSHENIVCELRCKSVYLGTGCGKSKENAKAIASREALKLFLKKKVIVKICKRKYKGREIEDLVLLDEESKPSNLPPALRNPQEIL; encoded by the coding sequence ATGTTGccgaagaaagaggaaaaagatgcGGGAAAAGATTCAGAGCGTTCACTGACATCCTCTACCTCAAACCAAGAAAAGAGCACAGTGCCAGGAACAGGAACAGAAACAAAAGCAGCTAATTATGAAACCACTGCCAAGCATAATTCAGCTGCAGCATCTGCTTCATCTGGAACGGAATCAAAAATGAATTATCATTCAAATATGGAAACCAAACATGAAAAGAAGAGTACATTGCCTGGTGTTCCGCTGCCGGCGGTGGCGGCTACCAAAAGCAGCTCCCAGGCCAGCGCTCCGCTGCCGGCGGTGGCGGCTACCAAAAGCAGCTCCCAGGCCAGCGCTTCAGCGCCGGCAGTGGCGGCTACCAAAAGCAGCTCCCAGGCCAGCGCTTCAGCGCCGGCAGTGGCGGCTACCAAAAGCAGCTCCCCGGCCAGCGCTCTGGCGCCAGCGGTGGCGGCTACCAAAAGCAGCTCCCCGGCCAGCGCTCCGCCAGCGGCGGTGGCGGCTACCAAAAGCAGCTCCCAGGCCAGTGCTTCGGTGGCGGCTACCAAAAGCAGCTCCCCGGCCAGCGCTCCGCCAGCGGCTGTGGCGGCTACCAAAAGCAGCTCCCCGGCCAGCGCTCCGCCAGCGGCTGTGGCGGCTACCAAAAGCAGCTCCCAGGCCAGCGCTGCAGCGGTGGCGGCTACCAAAAGCAGCTCCCAGGCCAGCGCTGCGGCGGTGGCGGCTACCAAAAGCAGCTCCCAGGCCAGCGCTCTGCCAGCGGCGGCGGCAGCTGCCAAAAGCAGCTCCCAGGCCAGCGCTCCACCGGCGGCGGCTGCCAAAAGCAGCTCCCAGGCCAGCGCTCCACCGGCGGCGGCTGCCAAAAGCAGCTCCCAGGCCAGCGCTCCACCGGCGGCGGCTGCCAAAAGCAGCTCCCAGGCCAGCGCTCCGCCGGCGGCGGCTGCCAAAAGCAGCTCCCAGGCCAGCGCTCCGCCGGCGGCTGCCAAAAGCAGCTCCCAGGCCAGCGCTCCGCCGGCGGCTGCCAAAAGCAGCTCCCAGGCCAGCGCTCCGCCGGCGGCTGCCAAAAGCAGCTCCCAGGCCAGCGCTCCGCCGGCGGCTGCCAAAAGCAGCTCCCAGGCCAGCGCTCCGCCGGCGGCGCCGGCTGCCAAAAGCAGCTCCCAGGCCAGCGCTGCAGCAGCGGCGGCTGCCAAAAGCAGCTCCCAGGCCAGCGCTGCAGCAGCGGCGGCTGCCAAAAGCAGCTCCCAGGCCAGCGCGCCGGCGGCAGCGGCGGCTGCCAAAAGCAGCTCCCAGGCCAGCGCGCCGGCTGCCAAAAGCAGCTCCCAGGCCAGCGCTCCCGCGCCGGCGCCGGCTGCCAAAAGCAGCTCCCAGGCCAGCGCTCCCGCGCCGGCGCCGGCTGCCAAAAGCAGCTCCCAGGCCAGCGCTCCCGCGCCGGCGCCGGCTGCCAAAAGCAGCTCCCAGGCCAGCGCGCCGGCGCCGGCTGCCAAAAGCAGCTCCCTGGCCAGCGTTCTACTGGTGGCTTCCAAAAGCagctcccaggccagtgctccacCGGTGGCTTCCAAAAGCAGCTCCCAGGCTAGTGAAAATCCTGCTAAAGTGTCATGGAAGCCATTAACAAGTGAAGATGCAAAAGAAAGACAGCCTTTTTTCAATAGACTGTACAAAGCTGTGGCCTGGAAATTGGTTGCTGTTGGAGGTTTTAGTCCCAACGTGAATCATGCAGAACTTCTAAACTCATCCATTCAGTCTGTGAAAGCCACTTTAGATGTAACTTTTGTTCCACTGAAAGAACTTGCAGACTTGCCTCAAAATAAAAGCTCTCATGAAAATATAGTTTGTGAACTGAGGTGCAAGTCTGTTTATTTGGGTACTGGCTGTGGAAAAAGTAAGGAAAATGCCAAAGCTATAGCTTCCAGGGAAGCTTTGAAATTATTTCTCAAGAAGAAAGTTATTGTAAAGATATGTAAAAGAAAGTACAAAGGACGTGAAATTGAAGATTTGGTACTTCTTGATGAAGAGTCAAAACCCTCAAATTTACCCCCAGCTTTAAGAAATCCTCAAGAGATCCTGTAG